The following is a genomic window from Bacteroidota bacterium.
CTCAAAATTTGGAGCAACCTTCGAAATGGTATCCCCATGGCTCATCCAAACTTGTGTTGGAAAATCTATACCTTCGAGTAATACATTGTCTTTTACTTTTGAGAGACTGGCTCTTCCGTATTCTCTAATTTTAGAAGGCATTACTTCGCCACCATTTTTATGCGCCAGCAACTGTGCACCATAGCAAATAGCCAACACCGGAAGTTTATTTATAAATGCCGACATATCCGGATCGGGAGATGCTGCATCTCGCACTGAAAATGGACTACCTGAGAGTATAACTCCTTTTATAGTTGGAGTAATAGGGGGAATTTTATGAAAAGGATGAATTTCACAATAAACGTTGAGTTCTCTTATTTTTCGGGCAATGAGTTGGGTGTATTGCGAACCAAAATCAAGAATTAAAATAGTTTCCTGCATAGTGCGCAAAGATAAAAAGATTGTGTGGTTGAGGAAGTCAAAAAAATGGCAATTTTCATATTTTAACCTTCACCTTGTCCCACTTTTTAATTTGCCATTTGGTTGAACAGGTTGAAAGATGATTTCCATTATCGTCGCTAACTTTTACTTCGCAATCAACAAACACTGCATCACTAGATAAAAGCGGATCAACTACTTGCTTCTTAATCCAATCAGTATCGAGTTCAAAACTGGCTGTTGCACCTGTCTTACCTTGGTAATGATATTCCATATGTAAAGATTTCATTATTAATCGATACTTATCAGGATCGAGGTGATTGAGTAATAACAAGCCTGTGCTGTATTCAGAGACTGTGGCCAAACCACAAGCATGCAATCCTTTTAAATGATTTAAATTGTTTTTTATATAGGGATAATGAATAAGTACTTTATTTTTAGAAATACTTTTTATTTTGAGACGATGTGGTTTGTTAAAAGGAATATTACGAAGCAGCACAAAATTCAAAAGCCACA
Proteins encoded in this region:
- a CDS encoding DUF4442 domain-containing protein → MKINDLLEKASTSSFSLWLLNFVLLRNIPFNKPHRLKIKSISKNKVLIHYPYIKNNLNHLKGLHACGLATVSEYSTGLLLLNHLDPDKYRLIMKSLHMEYHYQGKTGATASFELDTDWIKKQVVDPLLSSDAVFVDCEVKVSDDNGNHLSTCSTKWQIKKWDKVKVKI